One Candidatus Moraniibacteriota bacterium DNA window includes the following coding sequences:
- the mutM gene encoding bifunctional DNA-formamidopyrimidine glycosylase/DNA-(apurinic or apyrimidinic site) lyase, whose product MPELPEVQTIITDLNKKIKGDMIVGFWTDWPKAIKNKSVKNFTREIKGRKILGARRIGKNIFIDLSGGKTIYIHLKMTGHLLVKNQKSKIKNQKYFREKVNLYIHHVWKLKAQNAKLKTLEFSDLRKFGKILLVDTGKLREIKEIKELGVDIISPGFTQKFFNALLDKKQNKKIRDILMDQRLISGIGNIYASEILYEAGMLPVILAKNINSQERTKLYNSIKEVLEKAIKLRGTSDSDYRDTSGAPGSFQKVLRVYRCEGQPCRKCGTMVKRIRMGQRSAFYCPRCQH is encoded by the coding sequence ATGCCGGAGCTGCCTGAAGTCCAAACAATAATTACTGATCTTAATAAGAAAATTAAAGGCGATATGATCGTCGGCTTTTGGACTGACTGGCCGAAGGCAATTAAAAATAAATCGGTTAAGAATTTTACAAGAGAAATTAAAGGAAGAAAAATTTTAGGGGCGCGAAGAATCGGGAAAAATATCTTTATTGATCTTTCCGGCGGAAAGACAATTTACATTCACCTAAAAATGACAGGGCACCTACTGGTTAAAAATCAAAAATCAAAAATCAAAAATCAAAAATATTTTAGGGAAAAAGTAAACCTGTATATTCACCACGTTTGGAAACTCAAAGCCCAAAACGCAAAACTTAAAACTTTGGAATTCTCGGATCTTAGAAAATTCGGGAAAATTTTATTAGTTGATACCGGAAAACTTAGGGAAATTAAAGAAATCAAAGAACTGGGAGTTGATATTATAAGTCCAGGCTTTACTCAAAAATTTTTTAATGCTTTACTGGATAAAAAACAGAACAAGAAAATCCGTGATATTTTAATGGATCAGCGTTTAATTTCTGGGATTGGAAATATTTACGCTTCAGAAATTCTCTATGAGGCCGGGATGCTGCCGGTAATATTAGCAAAAAATATAAACTCTCAAGAAAGAACAAAGCTCTATAATTCCATTAAAGAAGTGCTTGAAAAAGCTATAAAACTAAGGGGAACTTCTGATTCTGATTATCGAGACACTTCCGGGGCGCCGGGAAGTTTCCAAAAAGTTCTCCGGGTGTACCGGTGCGAAGGACAGCCCTGCCGGAAATGTGGTACAATGGTAAAACGGATAAGAATGGGGCAAAGAAGTGCCTTTTACTGTCCCCGGTGTCAACATTAA
- the polA gene encoding DNA polymerase I: MTDNKPKKLVLIDGNAIIHRAYHALPPLTTKKGELVNAVYGFTSVLLKVISELKPDYILATFDLKGPTFRHEEYKEYKATRPKAPDELINQIERVKEVVRAFNIPVYEKKGFEADDVIGTLARQAEESKEDGGIENIIVTGDLDTLQLVDLKTKVYALRRGMSDTTVYDDQAVKERYGLAPNQMIDYKGLRGDPSDNIPGVKGIGEKTAIELLQKYHSIENIYANLSEIRDTLREKLERDKAQAILSKRLATIHKDVPVEFNLKISVTQEFDRGKILNLFQELNFFSLIKRIPGTKQPMEFESASAESGGVKDFKFEYISPDKLDEFVKKLKEQKEIALYLRTTGDKYYNSDLKGIAFAYEAGRAGYVDNIKNQISKIKNVIEDENIEKIGYDLKYVIEVLKKYDIKLKGELSDIMLAAYVLAPGGKIEFKNLVLEELGEEITARGKKGQLGLEIDSKEEIAEKICQAADYIFKLKQIYEPKLEKISTAQRNENNLKNIFQNIEMPLVEILAHMEMNGVKLNTIIFKGISKNIEQKIENLQKSIYKLAEGEFNINSPQQLSEVLFSKLKLPAEDIKKTKTGYSTASAELEKLRAKHKIIEKIEEYRELFKLKTTYLDTLPDLVDKNSRLHTTFNQAVTATGRLSSSDPNLQNIPIRTDLGQILRTAFVTEHGFRLISGDYSQIDLRVVAHVSGDKKLIETFARGEDIHRATASEIFKTSPSQVTETMRRSAKALNFGIIYGMSIFGFSEAAGIDRDEAKKFIDDYMEKFPGVAAYIRETKEFAKKNEYVETQLGRRRYIPEINSPNFQVAQAAERMAINMPIQGLAADIMKLAMINIYKEYQNDPGVKMVLQIHDEILLEVKEEIAEKVAERLKEIMENVYQLKVPLVAEVKIGDNWGEI; this comes from the coding sequence ATGACAGATAATAAGCCAAAAAAACTCGTCCTCATCGACGGTAACGCTATTATTCACCGGGCTTATCATGCCCTGCCGCCGCTTACGACCAAAAAAGGGGAACTGGTCAACGCCGTGTACGGCTTTACTAGTGTCCTTCTTAAGGTTATCAGTGAACTCAAGCCGGATTATATTCTGGCCACTTTTGACTTGAAAGGACCGACTTTCCGCCATGAAGAATACAAAGAATACAAGGCCACTCGTCCCAAGGCCCCAGATGAACTGATCAATCAAATTGAAAGGGTAAAGGAGGTAGTCCGCGCTTTTAATATTCCTGTTTATGAAAAAAAAGGGTTCGAAGCCGATGACGTTATTGGCACACTGGCAAGACAAGCCGAGGAGAGCAAAGAGGATGGAGGAATTGAAAATATTATTGTTACCGGCGATTTGGATACCCTGCAATTGGTAGATCTAAAAACAAAAGTATACGCCCTGCGACGGGGAATGAGCGACACGACTGTTTACGATGATCAGGCGGTGAAAGAGCGTTATGGACTGGCGCCGAATCAGATGATTGATTACAAGGGCCTGCGCGGTGATCCTTCCGACAACATTCCCGGAGTGAAGGGCATCGGCGAAAAAACAGCCATTGAGCTTTTGCAAAAATATCATTCAATTGAAAATATTTACGCGAATCTGTCTGAAATCAGAGACACCCTTCGCGAAAAACTAGAGCGGGACAAAGCCCAGGCCATACTTTCTAAACGGCTGGCAACTATTCATAAAGACGTTCCGGTGGAATTTAACCTGAAGATTTCTGTCACCCAAGAATTTGACCGCGGAAAAATTTTAAACCTTTTTCAGGAACTTAATTTTTTTAGCTTGATCAAAAGGATACCCGGCACGAAACAGCCAATGGAATTTGAATCCGCGAGTGCTGAAAGCGGAGGAGTTAAGGACTTTAAATTTGAATACATAAGCCCGGACAAACTGGACGAATTCGTAAAAAAATTAAAAGAGCAAAAAGAAATTGCACTGTATCTTAGAACCACCGGGGATAAATACTATAACAGCGACTTGAAAGGAATTGCCTTTGCCTATGAAGCTGGGCGGGCGGGATACGTAGACAATATTAAAAATCAAATATCAAAAATAAAAAATGTTATTGAAGATGAGAATATAGAAAAAATTGGATATGACTTAAAATATGTCATTGAGGTTTTAAAAAAATATGACATTAAACTTAAGGGCGAATTATCTGACATTATGCTGGCGGCTTACGTTCTTGCTCCCGGAGGAAAAATTGAATTTAAAAATCTGGTTCTGGAGGAATTAGGGGAAGAAATAACGGCTCGCGGCAAAAAGGGCCAGTTGGGACTAGAAATAGATTCAAAGGAAGAAATAGCCGAGAAAATCTGCCAGGCTGCCGATTACATTTTCAAGCTCAAGCAAATTTACGAGCCAAAACTGGAAAAAATAAGCACTGCCCAGAGAAACGAAAACAATCTCAAAAACATCTTCCAAAATATTGAAATGCCGCTCGTTGAAATTTTAGCCCACATGGAAATGAACGGCGTAAAGTTAAACACCATAATTTTTAAAGGCATATCCAAAAACATCGAGCAGAAAATCGAAAATCTGCAAAAAAGCATTTATAAGCTGGCCGAGGGTGAATTTAATATCAACTCTCCCCAACAGTTGTCTGAAGTATTATTTTCCAAATTAAAGCTTCCGGCCGAAGATATCAAAAAAACCAAAACTGGTTACTCTACTGCTTCCGCGGAACTGGAAAAGCTCCGCGCCAAGCACAAAATAATCGAAAAAATTGAAGAATACCGGGAACTTTTTAAGCTGAAAACTACTTATCTCGACACTCTGCCGGACCTCGTTGATAAAAATTCCCGCCTTCATACCACTTTTAACCAAGCGGTAACGGCGACTGGCCGTCTTTCATCATCAGATCCTAATCTGCAAAATATTCCCATCCGAACAGATTTGGGACAGATTCTTCGCACCGCGTTTGTCACTGAACATGGCTTCCGATTGATAAGCGGCGATTATTCCCAAATCGATCTTCGCGTGGTCGCTCATGTCAGCGGCGATAAAAAGCTGATTGAGACATTTGCCCGGGGAGAAGATATCCATCGCGCGACAGCTTCCGAAATTTTTAAAACTTCTCCTTCCCAGGTAACCGAAACGATGCGCCGCAGCGCTAAAGCCCTTAATTTCGGCATTATTTATGGGATGAGCATCTTTGGATTTTCGGAGGCAGCGGGAATTGATCGAGATGAGGCCAAAAAGTTCATTGATGATTATATGGAAAAATTCCCCGGCGTGGCTGCCTACATAAGAGAGACGAAAGAATTTGCCAAGAAAAATGAATATGTGGAAACGCAGCTGGGACGCCGGCGCTATATCCCGGAAATTAACTCTCCCAATTTTCAAGTGGCACAGGCCGCCGAACGTATGGCTATTAATATGCCGATTCAGGGGCTCGCCGCCGACATTATGAAGCTGGCAATGATCAATATATACAAGGAATACCAAAACGATCCGGGGGTAAAAATGGTTCTCCAGATTCACGATGAAATACTGCTGGAAGTCAAGGAAGAAATAGCCGAAAAGGTAGCCGAAAGATTAAAAGAGATTATGGAAAATGTTTATCAGTTGAAAGTTCCTTTAGTTGCTGAAGTGAAAATAGGAGATAATTGGGGAGAAATCTGA